A window of the Macrobrachium rosenbergii isolate ZJJX-2024 chromosome 13, ASM4041242v1, whole genome shotgun sequence genome harbors these coding sequences:
- the LOC136844853 gene encoding craniofacial development protein 2-like, producing the protein MGIGMHAYGYGYGYGYGLDMDMGIVWYRMDMGIGYKVYYSGEDTRRNGIGIILHPDLLENITEVQSINDRLMGLKFVKDKRVWHIISAYGPQQGCSEEEKEEFSGKLEKYIERVQRRELLVSSWGKNAHVDESSDGIEGIHGGRGFGRRNQKGEGLLELTEAKNLVVLNTQFEKRSHIVTYKSGQNET; encoded by the coding sequence atgggtataggaatgcatgcatatgggtatgggtatgggtatgggtatggtttagatatggatatgggtatagtaTGGTAtcgaatggatatgggtataggatataaagtttactactcaggggaagatacaaggagaaatggGATAGGAATTATTCTCCATCCAGATTTGCTGGAGAACATCACAGAGGTCCAGAGTATCAATGACAGGCTCATGggcttaaagtttgtgaaagataagagagtaTGGCATATCATCTCGGCATACGGCCCTCAACAAGGGTGtagtgaagaggagaaggaggaattcagtggaaaattagaaaaatatatcgaAAGAGTTCAAAGAAGAGAACTATTGGTGTCATCTTGGGGCAAGAATGCCCATGTAGATGAGAGTTCTGATGGCATTGAAGGAATAcatggaggaagaggttttggaagaagaaaccagAAAGGTGAAGGATTGTTAGAATTAACAGAAGCTAAGAATTTGGTAGTCTTGAATACTCAGTTTGAGAAAAGAAGTCACATAGTAACAtacaaaagtggacaaaatgagacatga